In one window of Cyanobacteriota bacterium DNA:
- a CDS encoding helix-turn-helix transcriptional regulator — MERIIQQYWSKVVTKIKAKRKVENITQKDLSAVTGISSQTISRLEQSDENIQLSTILGICDSLRLRLDIQEPYSFRLMIFKILVDGVKQDPYFFSAMLHNCDPGHPVYAFGSKGDQYSFPQDDNENKNPVFQFMKSVSENMLEYEELWEKYPPITTWQEFCELIYTSYKNKYQERFRV, encoded by the coding sequence ATGGAACGGATTATTCAGCAATATTGGTCAAAAGTAGTAACCAAGATTAAAGCCAAAAGAAAAGTAGAGAATATTACCCAGAAAGATCTTTCTGCAGTAACTGGAATAAGCTCCCAGACTATTTCAAGACTGGAACAGTCAGATGAGAATATTCAACTCTCTACTATACTTGGAATTTGTGATAGCTTGCGTTTACGGCTAGATATTCAAGAACCATATTCTTTTCGTTTGATGATTTTTAAAATACTTGTTGATGGTGTCAAACAAGATCCTTATTTTTTTTCTGCCATGCTACACAACTGTGATCCAGGACATCCGGTCTATGCATTTGGTTCCAAAGGAGATCAATACTCCTTCCCGCAAGATGATAATGAGAACAAAAATCCAGTTTTTCAATTCATGAAAAGTGTTTCAGAAAACATGCTAGAGTACGAGGAGCTTTGGGAAAAATATCCTCCAATAACAACTTGGCAAGAGTTTTGTGAGCTGATTTACACAAGTTATAAGAATAAATACCAGGAGAGGTTTCGAGTTTAA